The window CTTGTGCAACGCTGGCCGGTCCCACGCGATACAAGGGGATTGATGACTTCATAATCTCACTTTATCATCAACTAATCAACTactcagctgcagcaagtaCTTCCGATTTCCATCGTAGAAGTCGTCATTCACAGCGCACCGTAGCTGCCCCTCATCCACGCTCAAGGGCATTTTGTTGAGATCAGAGTTACATGGGTTTGAGCTCTTGCAGGGGTCTCAGTCAAGTCATGTCCAAATCTGTTTGCATTGTCGGTTAGTTACGAACCAGAATCCCTGTCCCTTTCGATGGACTCTAATGACCTGCAGGTGCTGGGCCTTCCGGCCTTGTCGCTGCCAAGACGCTTCTTCACAACGCTCCCAAGGGACACTTCAAGGTCAGCGTCTTTGACAGCCAGGCTGCCATCGGTGGTCTGTGGCCGACCTCAAAGACTGATTCGGGCCGCCTAGTCCATCCGTTGATGGTTGCAAACCAGAGCAGACACACGGTGCAGTTCAGCGACCTGGCATGGGAGGGCAGTGCACCTCAATTTCCTCGCGCGTGGCAGATTGGCAAGTATCTCGAGCAGTACCAAGGCCGATATCTCGACGGCCATCCCGACTTTGAACTTCAACTGAAGAGTCGTGTTGCAAAGGCTGAAAAGCGAAACGATGGATCGGCGGGCTGGAAGGTACGCATTCAGTCGGAGGGCGGCGAGGAATCAAGAGATTTTGACTATCTTGTCGTGGCCACTGGATACTTTGGCAAGCCCATCATTCCTGACTGCTTCAAAAACGCCAATACTTCGGTTCCCATCATCCACAGCAGCCAGTACCGGGATTTGAAGGGACTTTTGGGAGAGGGCAGGCAAAAGGGGGGCAAGATTCTCATTGTCGGAGGCCAAATGTCTGGCGTCGAGATCGCGGGTACTGTTGCAAGCCATCTCTCAGCTGCTGTAAACTCCCCAGAAGAGTCAGAAATCGCTGGGGTTGATAAATACTCTATTTATCATGCGATTCAGCGACCCATATGGGTGTTTCCCCTATTTACTTCTCCAGAGGTGAGattgctttctttctcttgcacTACCGTATCAGGCTGCTAACAAGCTCTAGCCGGCATTTTCATCAGCTCCTTTCGCGCCCTTGGACCTAGGCTCCTATAACATCAACAACCGTCCTCGACCATTGGAAAATACGCAGGGCCACATCAGTGAAGAGCATGCGAATATGGTGCATACCATCTTCGAGACCTCACTCGGTGATCAGGAGCAGTTCTCTTCCCTGCTGATGCctagtgaagaagaaagagatcaGCCAGCCTACCTAGCTGTCAGCGATTGGTACACTGAATTCGTTAGATCTGGTATGATCACTTTGTCTTTTGGCAAGGTCATCTCTCTGGAGAATGATCTTGTGACTTTGGATGATAACGGTGCCCAGATCGACGATATTGCTGCTGTAATCCTCGCCACTGGCTTTGACCCGTCGCCCTGTGTCGATTTCCTGCCGCAGGATATCCTCGACACGCTTCAACACTCTCCACAACATTATAATCAAGCTCTCGCCCTGGCATTCCACGGCACCCATCATCCAGATGTTCCAAATCTCGGATTTGTGGGATTTTATAGGTCCCCGTACTGGGGAGTCATGCAAATGCACGCCCGGTTCATTGCAGAGCTATGGTCGAATCAGGCGGACAACCTACCAGATGCTCTCCAGCGGAAGCTTCAAGCCGATGACTCAATCAGGCGAACTTTGCATTTGCGGGATGACCCCAGACTCTCACAGTTCCCC is drawn from Trichoderma asperellum chromosome 4, complete sequence and contains these coding sequences:
- a CDS encoding uncharacterized protein (EggNog:ENOG41): MGLSSCRGLSQVMSKSVCIVGAGPSGLVAAKTLLHNAPKGHFKVSVFDSQAAIGGLWPTSKTDSGRLVHPLMVANQSRHTVQFSDLAWEGSAPQFPRAWQIGKYLEQYQGRYLDGHPDFELQLKSRVAKAEKRNDGSAGWKVRIQSEGGEESRDFDYLVVATGYFGKPIIPDCFKNANTSVPIIHSSQYRDLKGLLGEGRQKGGKILIVGGQMSGVEIAGTVASHLSAAVNSPEESEIAGVDKYSIYHAIQRPIWVFPLFTSPEPAFSSAPFAPLDLGSYNINNRPRPLENTQGHISEEHANMVHTIFETSLGDQEQFSSLLMPSEEERDQPAYLAVSDWYTEFVRSGMITLSFGKVISLENDLVTLDDNGAQIDDIAAVILATGFDPSPCVDFLPQDILDTLQHSPQHYNQALALAFHGTHHPDVPNLGFVGFYRSPYWGVMQMHARFIAELWSNQADNLPDALQRKLQADDSIRRTLHLRDDPRLSQFPMGDYMYLMQEFSEALSIPIHESIMPEVPTLSRNNLPLDTLTPARYPSPSDDAAAKDEAEKSLKQTRDLAVECLTTPRFVARGVFRSLLGEWRLERDLTSRLPSHPSGTFVGTAQFLLRERTPEGRQCAADPNSIASYDEDGGEDLEYLYVEDGEFKTTSGFGFRATRRYIWRYDSKKDVISVWFAKPDDQKRADYLFHEIEFESPPSEDNKRREKEGWKAKAGHLCIDDYYNVKYDFAFNKINLAKWSIEYTVNGPKKDYTIHGTYERI